In the Equus przewalskii isolate Varuska unplaced genomic scaffold, EquPr2 ChrUn-10, whole genome shotgun sequence genome, TGACTTACCTAAAGTGTAAAAACTAGTAACTGGGGGAACCAGGTTTATACTCCCTGACCCCAGAGCCAGTGCCCTTAACTATTACCCATCGACCAGGTTTCTCTGGCAGATGATAACCCCCAGCACctcgggaatcacctgtggggctaTCTGGAGAAAGGATGTTCTTTAAGCTGCTCAGTTGTGGTTCCTTGTGTAGCTTTGAGttggaagtgttccctttttCTGACTATGTCAGATCCATCAGAATACTGGTGCTCTGATCTGTCTCCTCACTCTCATGAGAACATTGATCCCCAGGCCAAGAGTTGTCCTTGGGACTAGAAGGGAAAAGGTCTAGGAATTGTGCTGCTTTTTCAGCCAACACTGACTAGAGCTTCCAGTGTGTGTGTGCTACTCCTAGGATTGAGAGAGCAAAAAGAGGATGCTTAACTTGGGGAACAAAAAATTTGAGCCGATATGAGAATTATTTgtaaacaacagagagaaagtagaattaTTCTGCATTCCAGAGCAGAAGTCTCATTAAGGAACAGAAGTTATTGGGAAGCACATTTTAGTCCAATAAAGGAGATCATTTTTGAGTAATTCCATTTTACTAAGACTGGTTGCCTACAATGTACTGCACCTCCTATTGCTGGCATAGTtcaagaaaaggagggaaggtgATTCCTCAGGAAGTATTTTAGAGCAGATGTTTGTTCAAAACATACTTCTGATTCCGGATTCCTATTCTTATCTTAgacttcttattttttgtttctggcttcctTTTACGGTATCCATCTTCTTCtattaatttctccctctctgcaggACAACCTCCATCTACTCACTCTCAGGATGTTTTATAAAGTTCTCTCTCCCATCTCATTGTCCACACCACTGGCCCTGAAGGGGAGCCAGGTGGTAATAGAATATCATAAGTCTGGGGTTTCCAGAAGTGTTACTCACACTTTGTCCCAAGGCTTAGCTCAAATTCTTGGATCTGTGACCTTACTTGAAGACTGTTCGTTGTTGTTTCTGGACAGCTGGGCTTTGGCCTCAAATCCAAGTGAAACAAAGTCTCTTGGTATTGCAGAAGGAACATGAGATGGAAACGAGGAGATCTGGTTGTTAGCTTTATTCTGACCTTAACCAGCTCTACGATCTTTGTCAAATCACTCAATATCTCCATGacctaatttcttcatttcttatatGAAAGATTTTTGATTTGATGATTTCCAAAGTTAATCCTAGAATTAACATGATGTCTATCTACATCTATGTCTATGTACCTAGCTATCCTATTTCTCTGAAACTCCACCTAGAAGGAAACTGCACTATAGGTGCAGCCACGTGACGATCTTCCAGTTCAGGCGGAGGCTATCCCAAACCTTAAGGGAATTCTTCCATCTTTTCAGAGATATCTCAATCACCTATCTCTCCAGGCTGCTTCCCCCTTCAGAGGATCCAAGTGGCATAAAGAAGGCCTCAATCTTGCACTTTTGATTCCAAGCTCAGTCAGACCTAAATAAAGCAAAGGGATTTTTCCCAGTTTCCTCTTCCTTGGGCGTCTCACTCCAGGTTCTAAGATGACTTGTGTAACTGCTTCTTTGTATAGAGATCTCCAGTTTGGCTGGTACTGAGTGACTAACAAGGTTTTCATCTCCTTGGGAAGGGCACCCTGGGAGGAATGGAACACAGGGGCCATTTCCCACAGTGCCTCTGGGGCTCTCAGTGAGTGGTGGGCAGCCATGGGGTGGTGTAATGAATGGACCGTGGGACGCAAGGCCTTTGAGTGGTAGGTAAATAGCCGAAGACTTGAATTTATCATGTTTTAATGCTATAGAAAGTGTAAACCCCATGAGTCCAGACCACGTATCGTGGTAGGCACTGCCAGGAAAGAATTGTGTGGATTTGATGGATAAAAAGGCTATTAGAAAAAGCTAAATGAGACCATTTGGTGAAGTAGACCATGACTTTCAcagttatgattttaaaaatgttttgtcagTCAGGGAGTCTTAACAGACCCTGGAAAGTGGGAAGTAAAGTTCAGTGAGAACCAATTCCCAGTTTTCTCTCATGGAGCATTGTTTGGCTGTCAATCATTCAATGGATTCAGGATTCAGGAGGATGTTGGAGTATAGTATGTCACTTGAAGCTGTAGGACATAGTCAAGGGACAGAGGTAGATACTGATAGTTGGAGTATAGGGTGGAGAGTCAGGGGACCTgtcaggggagggaagaaggcacTGGGTACAGCTAGAGAGGACAATGGTGGTCCTTCGGTGTTGCTGAGACAACCACTACACACTGGGTGATGTGTTTGCCTTGCTGTGTTGCCTGGTAGGAAAAGCTGTACTTATAGGCCTGTAAAcaggtggaaagaaagaaatgtttcagtGTATGTGCCAGGGAAATGGGACTACCATCTATTGGCAACTGGGAAGTTGAGAGGTGGTTCACTAGAGATCAAGGGTTTCCAGTTAATTTCCAGCATTTTGGTGCATGATACCTGAGCCTGAGCCAGTAGAAAAAGTAAGCCATTACCTATTGAAGGAACACCCAGAGTGGCAGTAGGCTTGGTGGGGTGGGAGTGGCAAGCAGGAGGAAAGTTGCATGTGCAGTGGAGTTTCAGGTGCTGAACAGATGTGTAGCATGATCACAAAAGTCAGTTTGCCCCAAGTTTTTCAATGTCAGCTTGAGGAATGGGCACAGCAGAGTGATCACGGGGAGGTGAATGGGTTCTAAAGGCTCTTGCAGTCCAGGAGTCTTCAATGTTCTCATGCATTCTATCAACTCCATAGCAGCTCTAGctgttatttacttttttctggagTTTAGTGTTTGTGTATGGTAAGATTCGTGTGTATTTCAGGTAGTCCCAGGACTGCTGAGTAAAGGGTGGGGAAGAGTGTTTACTTGCTAATATTCTGGGGAACTAATTGCCTGGGGAAATTAAGGTTAAAATGTAGATGGAGGAGCTTCAACACTTCAGTCATGCTGGCATTTAAGGCAGGTGTGACCAAGTAGCCTCTGACAACATGAGTAGCCTTGCCTGGGAGGGTGTCTTCCTTGAAGAGAAATATCAGAGGGAACCACACAGATGTGGTTCAATAAACAGATTTTGAATAAATGCTTCTGACTTTGGTgcacttctttccattttcttaaagtGGTGACTAAGAGCACATGTTTTAAGCATAAAAGAGCTCAAGTGTACATCTTTGAGGGCAGCAAGGAGGAAAAGTGCTGAGGAGACTGGATCCCACTCTGAAATCTGTCCTGGGAGAGAGGTGCCTTTAGGAACGGGGTGGAGAAGACAGCTTCAAAGAAGCAGGGAATATAGGTCAAATTTGTGGTTCtatgggaggaaagaaagaggaggaggagagaatttcAGGCTTGAACAGAGTCAAGATAAGGCCCAATGCCATTAGCCCCCACCCCAAGAGGCAGGTATTATTTGCCCCTATGTGTAGGGAAAGATTCAAAGCCAGACAGGAGAAGTGACCTGCCCATAGTCACATGGCTTGTCAAAGATAGAAATGGGACCAGACATACTCCGTTCTTTTTCAGGTCTCTccttctgtattagtcagggttctccagagaaacaaaacatacaggagataggagatatatatatatacatatgttgttAGTGTCAttgagtggattttttttttattaatgttatgatagattacaaccttgtgagatttcagttgtacatttttgttagtcattgAGTGGATTTTGACTCCTAGTGAACCTGTCTACAGCAGAGCACaatcctgcctggtcttttggcaccatcctctcatcttctggcattgtatcagacaatgttcactgctattcataggattttcatggccaattttttggaagtaggtgaccaggtctttcttcctactctgtgtagtctggaagctccgctgaaagcTGTCCTTCATGAGTgaacctgctggtatttgaaatgccgGTGgcttagctttcagcatcatagcaacatgcagctgccacagtgtgacagcCAACAAATGAGTGGTGTGATTCTGTGACCAGGAAACTAACCTGGGCTACAGTGATGAGAGTGTTGAATCTTAAGCACTATACCAccagggctgagagagagagagagagaaggagggagggtgggagggatggagagagagatttatatAAGAATTAGCTCACATGATTATgaaggctggcaagtccaaaatctgcagagccaATGTTCCAGTTTGAATACTATCAAGGAAGGGAATTATCTCTTGCTCTGGGGAGGGCCAGCCTTTTGTTCAATTCAGGTCTTCAAAtgattggatgaggctcaccTACTTTATAGAGGataatcttctttactcagtctactgacttAAATATTAATCTCACCCAAAACACTCTCACAaaacactcagaataatgttcGACCAAATACCTGGGCACCCTatggccagtcaagttgacacataaattaaccatcacatcttCCTTCTACTACACTGACAAATTATACGAAAAAAGCAGAGATGGCAATAGATTTCTGTGATCAATGTGGAAAAtcctaaaaataagtaaaaattataatgaaattacTGTTAATGATTAAGAAGTTGTAAATGACTGGCAATTAACTTCAGTGAGTGAATTATTAATAACGTGATTTAACTTTGTCTTGAACTTACCAATAGATTCTATGTcaaacaaaatgtatttaaataataaatgtaaaatacacataaaattagctGTTTGAAAGGCATTGCTTATTGGATTGAATTTCCAGTGATTTCAAAGACATAGGAAGCAAGGAAATTTGAACAATCCCCCAACTTATCTTCAAAAGTTGAAGAAGTAGAAAGAGGTCAGTTGGGAGAAATTGTGCAGGAGCAGGTAGTATGTCATGTTGGTGAATTATGAGCAGAGTTTGCTTTCTGTTGTAGGTCCAGGGACAGAGCTACCAGAACATCTGAATTACAATAGGTGATGTTGTGGTCCTGTGGATTCCATGTGGCCCAGGTTCGTACAGATTTATAAAAGCCACCGGAATCAGCTTTATGTCCTCTATTTGAAGGACCAAAGCAGTGAAAATAGGACCCTAGAAGTCACCATTTTACTGAATATTTCTAAGTATTATCGTGGGAAGGCTATTAAGCTGATCTGCAGCCTTACATCAGTTCGttttagaagaagaaaggagactaGATTAGCAAGCCATGGATCCAGGGAAAATGCATTGTCAGAAGGACTTGGGCTAAAGAGAAAGGTGTCATCAGGTAGCCAGTCTCTTTTCAACCCAGCAAGTATAGCAAAATGGCAGTCAGCTAAagtggcacagagcaggcagttTTATGATTCAAGGAAGGTGAAAGATAGGAAAGGGTCATCTTCACCAATCAAAGAAAGCCTTTGACCACCAGTTAGAGAATCTCCAAAGTCTCCCCGTCATAAGTCACTGACACTGAGAGCTAAGGTGGGACCTTCATGAGTCATGAGCACCTAATCCAGTGAGGAGATCCTGGAGCAGGATATTTCCTGTTTCCAGTATCCCTGTCAAGCCAGTTATGGATGGATTTGCATTTTGGTTGGGAAATTCTTGGATAGGCCAGTTTTTGGAAGCTGCACTTCCCCATGGGAGGGGGGAGCGCCAAGCCCTATAAAGAGGTGCTCTGCTGCACGACTGTCATCCTCCTGGTACTCGAGTCCCGACCTCCTTTGGAGAACGTGGTGAGTCTGATTTCttccattcatctgttttttGGTGCTCTCAGATGTTGAATTTGGTCTGGAGACAGCAAGTTTGGTGGGTCCATAGATACTATGGTGGGTTTGATGCTGCTTAGGTGATGGAAGCTTAGCCTTGGGGCACTATGATATCTTGTTCTGACTTGTGTTTTGGTAGCTAGTTTGACGTCCTGTATGGACAAGAAATTCATAGGAAAGGTTTGatgtgaagaagaggaaagaccaAAGTActtttgtctatctttttgaggtccttttccttctgctgggATTTCAAAAGCTTATGTCTTAGTAGGTGTGAGGCCTTGCATTCTTCCTGATGGCTGTTTGCTCTGTACCTAAGTCAGCCTACTGGGATCTCAGGAGAGATCATGATGATAACAATTGCTTGTGAGGTTGTTTCAGAATTCTTGATGGCCTTTCTTGAAGATGTTATTTTCATACAAATAACATGACTTGGTTCtttcaaacagattttttttagaaaagtgcTAGGAGaaaagagggtttttttcccaATGCTGATGGAGCATTTTGctaaagaggaagggagaagccataaatttattaaaaagtgaGTTAAGAGATTAAAGCACAATCTTGGGAATGGGAGGGGGAACATCTCATGGTATTCTATAAGCCCTGGTTTCTCTCTCTGGAGGAGTCCCTTCTTGTGAACACtatctctaatttctttcagctCCTAAGACTCCAGAAAGATGTCTTATCAACAGCAGCAGTGCAagcagccctgccagccccctcCTGTGTGCCCACCTAAGTGCCCAGAGCCGTGCCCACCCCCAAAGTGCCCAGAGCCATGCCCACCCCCAAAATGCCCTGAGCCGTGCCCACCCCCACAGTGCCAGCAGAAATGCCCTCCTGTGCAACCTCCTCCACCATGCCAGCAGAAGTGCCCACCCAAGAGCAAGTAACAGCTTCAGCAGCATCAGGATCTGGAAAAGAGAAGGACCATTGGCTCGCCTGCTTCCACAGCTCCACCTTCACCTGCTCTTCTGAGCCTATCATGGATACAGAAGTGGCTTTTCCATCCTTCAGCCTGTAAAATGCCTGTGTGACTCCTGACAGCAAAAGCCTTCCTTCCTGAGGCTGTCACACTGCTCCTCTCCGGGAGGGAGCTGAGGAAGGGCATCCTCAGCTGTGCCAGCATCCCAGAGCTtcaggaggaagagcagcagcTCTCTTCCTGGGTGCCAGCAGGGGAGGCTCTTGATgtcttctgtgtctgtctgtcccctGGGCAGGGGTTTCTATCACCTGGgcaattgtttcttttcttccatttcctgaataaagtgacatttttttttgtgatgggatatatgttttcttccttttaaaatctgcttGTTAGCAATATCATATCatcattttagtttatttctgtccttctttGATCCTGAGGCTCAGGCTCTCACAATCAGTGTTGTCTGAATTTTGGGCCATACTAAACACTATTTCTATATCATTTCAAATCCATGTTATTTTCCCTAATTACTTTTTGATATGaggaacaaattatttaatttgtcaGGATTTCAATCTTTCTATTACAACATGGGAAAAATCATATTTATGTTACCAAGTTGTCTTAGGCataaaaatgagtgaatatgTGTAATTTAGTTgcctcagtgcctgacacagctTAGCACTCAGTAAGGCAGCAGATCACCCTTGTGTCCATCACGCTCAGTCATCACCCTCACCAACATCACGACCATGTTTGTTGCAGCAGGAAAGTGCCTCAGTAATAACTGGTATAGGAAACAAGAAGAGAccttatcaaaatttaaaaacttttgtatttcaaaggacaccattaagagaatgaaaatataacccacagaatgggagattACTTATGAATCATGTATCTGATTAAGGACTTTTATCCAGAGTaggtaaagaactcttacaacttaacaataaaatgaaaaataacccaattaacaatgcacaaaggatttgaataagcATTTCTCTATACAAATGggcaataagcatgtgaaaagatgtttgcCATCAGTACTCACTcaggaaatgtaaacaaaaaccataatgagataccactttgcaTCCACCAGGGTGGCTAtaagaaaagacagacaataacaagtctCATTCAGTAtgaggagaaattagaacctttgTACATCactggttggaatgtaaaatggtgcagctactttggaaaacatttctttgtttcctcaaaaagtgaaacatagagttaccataggACACAACAGTTCCACTTCTagctatatacccaagagaattgaaatcaAATGTTCATGTCAAACTTGTATGAGAATGTTcctagaagcattattcataatagccaatatATGTAAACGACCCAAATGTGCATCAGCTGatgaatgtggtatatccatcTACTgcaatattatttggcaataaaaaggagtgaaatagTAATATATGCGACAGCACAGATcaacatttaaaacattatacTAGGTTAAAGAATaaggcacaaaaggccacatattgtttGATAC is a window encoding:
- the LOC103563996 gene encoding small proline-rich protein 2E: MSYQQQQCKQPCQPPPVCPPKCPEPCPPPKCPEPCPPPKCPEPCPPPQCQQKCPPVQPPPPCQQKCPPKSK